One Salmo salar chromosome ssa01, Ssal_v3.1, whole genome shotgun sequence DNA window includes the following coding sequences:
- the lpin1a gene encoding phosphatidate phosphatase LPIN1 isoform X4 → MNYVGQLAGQVFVQVKELYRGLNPATLSGCIDVIVVRQPDGTLQCSPFHVRFGKMGVLRSREKVVDIEINGEPVSLQMKLGENGEAFFVKETENTLEGIPSYLATSPIVSQGAGLMEAQLGKGMSRLSDPTSLSVQTLSSQQTIGGGGGMMMKKRRKRRKKARESGGGRREESEEHSEDEDMFTIDMSTDEEQEHDNNATRASTPELYEEQGPKASVLSSTYTQNTKYTRPDVDWAHSQSGGLSISCPQQTSLFPSPISPGGSSPSTPKSDSELTNQSKDNPEMMWAWGELPQAAKPSFFPPFQMQDSLRMSPVTIPVCDSTHFRTITGDVGPSDQNQSQSQKKSGPPSLTVFVPQPEGNTAGAGSGAGSWPGGDMEAVWAACREEEGLVASRMLSELDEGGHRDNTVRHTDSPSKKKDKRSHHLGSDGIYLDDITELEPDVAALYFPKSDGAGSVRGGLETGVWSANQSPQSVGSSGMDSGVDSYSDQLGNMPNIAISLCGGLTDNREITREQFEERAISYQQFTENPSIIDDPNLVVKIGTKYYNWTTAAPLMLAMQVYQKPLPMASVENIMKEKMPKKGGRWWFSWRSRNSDSKSDSVSETGVGDEGETSLSMASVNGMKEESSSSDEDHRLSNQGLESCKAEPLLTPGSVCYRKTLRLTPEQLASLQLKVGPNEVVFSVTTQYQGTCRCQGTIYLWSWDDKIIISDIDGTITRSDTLGHILPTLGKDWTHQGIARLYHRVSQNGYKFMYCSARAIGMADMTRGYLHWVNERGTMLPIGPVLLSPSSLFSALHREVIEKKPERFKIQCLTDIKQLFYPNTEPFYAAFGNRATDVYSYKEVGVPLNRIFTVNPKGELIQEHAKTNISSYGGLCEVVDHVFPLLIRGHVSDVSCPDTFSQFTYWREQLPQVHSPDQPQVHIPDQVHSPDHPQVHSPKSTAQTSQVHSADQPLDNS, encoded by the exons GAAGGGATTCCGTCCTACCTGGCAACATCACCTATTGTATCCCAGGGGGCGGGGCTAATGGAAGCCCAGCTGGGGAAGGGCATGTCTCGCCTCTCTGACCCCACCTCCCTCTCGGTCCAGACCCTGAGCTCCCAGCAGaccataggaggaggaggagggatgatgatgaagaagaggaggaagaggaggaagaaggcgCGGGAGAGCGGAGGAGGGAGGCGGGAGGAGAGTGAGGAGCACTCAGAGGATGAGGACATGTTCACCATCGATATGAGCACTGATGAGGAGCAAGAGCACGATAACAACGCCACCAG ggccTCTACTCCAGAGCTCTATGAAGAGCAGGGGcctaaagccagtgtgttgagcAGCACCTACACCCAGAACACAAAATACACACGCCCTGACGTAGACTGGGCACACTCGCAGAG CGGTGGTCTGTCCATCTCCTGTCCACAGCAgacttctctcttcccttctccgaTCAG CCCAGGCGgctccagcccctccactccgAAGAGTGACTCAGAGCTGACCAATCAGAGCAAAGACAACCCTGAGATGATGTGGGCCTGGGGAGAGCTGCCACAAGCTGccaag ccCTCCTTCTTCCCTCCGTTCCAGATGCAAGATTCTTTGAGGATGTCCCCTGTCACCATCCCTGTGTGTGACAGCACACACTTCAGAACCATCACTGGAGACGTTGGCCCCTCTGATCAGAACCAGTCCCAGAGCCAAAAAAAGAGCGGCCCCCCGTCCCTCACCGTGTTCGTTCCCCAGCCCGAGGGCAACACAGCTGGGGCTGGGTCTGGGGCCGGGTCTTGGCCTGGAGGAGACATGGAggcagtatgggcagcctgtagagaggaggagggactggtGGCCTCCAGAATGCTGTCAGAACTGGATGAGGGGGGCCATAGGGACAACACGGTCAGACACACAGACTCCCCATCTAAGAAGAAAG ACAAGAGGAGCCACCACCTGGGCTCTGATGGAATCTACCTCGATGACATCACTGAGCTGGAGCCAGATGTGGCCGCTCTCTACTTCCCCAAAAG TGACGGGGCCGGTTCGGTGAGAGGAGGCTTGGAAACGGGAGTGTGGAGTGCCAACCAATCCCCTCAGTCGGTGGGCAGCAGTGGGATGGACAGCGGCGTGGACAGCTACTCTGACCAGCTGGGAAACATGCCCAACATCGCCATCTCCCTGTGTGGAGGTCTCACTGACAACAGAGAGATCACAAGAG AACAGTTTGAGGAGAGAGCCATCTCTTACCAGCAGTTCACTGAGAACCCCTCCATCATTGACGATCCCAACCTGGTGGTCAAGATAGGAACCAA GTACTATAACTGGACTACAGCAGCCCCTCTGATGCTGGCTATGCAGGTGTATCAGAAGCCCCTGCCAATG GCCTCAGTGGAGAACATCATGAAGGAGAAGATGCCCAAGAAAGGAGGCCGCTGGTGGTTCTCATGGCGCAGCAGGAACAGCGACTCCAAATCG GACTCAGTGTCTGAGACAGGAGTTGGAGATGAGGGTGAGACCTCTCTCAGCATGGCTTCAGTCAACGG AATGAAGGAGGAGTCTTCCTCCAGCGATGAGGACCACAGATTGTCCAATCAGGGCTTGGAATCCTGCAAGGCCGAGCCCCTTCTCACACCCGGTAGTGTGTGCTACAGGAAGACCCTCAGACTGACCCCAGAGCAGCTG GCCAGTCTGCAGTTGAAGGTGGGTCCTAATGAGGTGGTGTTCAGTGTGACCACTCAGTACCAGGGCACCTGCCGCTGCCAGGGCACCATCTACCTCTGGAGCTGGGACGACAAGATCATCATCTCAGACATTGATGGCACCatcaccag GTCAGACACCCTGGGCCACATTCTTCCCACGCTGGGTAAAGACTGGACCCATCAGGGCATTGCCCGCCTCTACCACCGAGTCAGCCA gaaTGGTTATAAGTTTATGTACTGCTCAGCGAGGGCCATAGGTATGGCTGATATGACTAGGGGGTATCTACACTGGGTCAACGAGAGAGGAACCATGCTGCCTATTGGACCTGTCCTACTCAGCCCCAGCAGTCTGTTCTCAGCTCTGCACAG GGAGGTGATAGAGAAGAAGCCTGAGAGGTTTAAGATCCAGTGTCTGACTGACATCAAGCAGCTGTTCTACCCCAACACTGAGCCTTTCTACGCAGCCTTTGGCAACAGAGCCACG gatGTGTATTCCTATAAGGAGGTGGGCGTTCCCCTAAACAGGATCTTCACAGTCAACCCCAAGGGAGAGCTGATACAGGAACACGCTAAGACCAACATCTCATC GTATGGTGGTCTGTGTGAGGTGGTGGACCACGTCTTTCCCCTGTTGATCAGAGGCCACGTCTCTGACGTCTCCTGCCCTGACACCTTCAGCCAATTCACCTACTGGAGAGAACAGCTGCCCCAGGTCCACAGCCCAGACCAGCCCCAAGTCCACATCCCTGACCAGGTCCACAGCCCAGACCACCCACAGGTCCACAGCCCCAAGTCCACAGCCCAGACCAGCCAAGTCCACAGCGCCGACCAGCCCCTGGACAACAGCTGA
- the lpin1a gene encoding phosphatidate phosphatase LPIN1 isoform X3, with the protein MNYVGQLAGQVFVQVKELYRGLNPATLSGCIDVIVVRQPDGTLQCSPFHVRFGKMGVLRSREKVVDIEINGEPVSLQMKLGENGEAFFVKETENTLEGIPSYLATSPIVSQGAGLMEAQLGKGMSRLSDPTSLSVQTLSSQQTIGGGGGMMMKKRRKRRKKARESGGGRREESEEHSEDEDMFTIDMSTDEEQEHDNNATRASTPELYEEQGPKASVLSSTYTQNTKYTRPDVDWAHSQSGGLSISCPQQTSLFPSPISSPGGSSPSTPKSDSELTNQSKDNPEMMWAWGELPQAAKPSFFPPFQMQDSLRMSPVTIPVCDSTHFRTITGDVGPSDQNQSQSQKKSGPPSLTVFVPQPEGNTAGAGSGAGSWPGGDMEAVWAACREEEGLVASRMLSELDEGGHRDNTVRHTDSPSKKKDKRSHHLGSDGIYLDDITELEPDVAALYFPKSDGAGSVRGGLETGVWSANQSPQSVGSSGMDSGVDSYSDQLGNMPNIAISLCGGLTDNREITREQFEERAISYQQFTENPSIIDDPNLVVKIGTKYYNWTTAAPLMLAMQVYQKPLPMASVENIMKEKMPKKGGRWWFSWRSRNSDSKSDSVSETGVGDEGETSLSMASVNGMKEESSSSDEDHRLSNQGLESCKAEPLLTPGSVCYRKTLRLTPEQLASLQLKVGPNEVVFSVTTQYQGTCRCQGTIYLWSWDDKIIISDIDGTITRSDTLGHILPTLGKDWTHQGIARLYHRVSQNGYKFMYCSARAIGMADMTRGYLHWVNERGTMLPIGPVLLSPSSLFSALHREVIEKKPERFKIQCLTDIKQLFYPNTEPFYAAFGNRATDVYSYKEVGVPLNRIFTVNPKGELIQEHAKTNISSYGGLCEVVDHVFPLLIRGHVSDVSCPDTFSQFTYWREQLPQVHSPDQPQVHIPDQVHSPDHPQVHSPKSTAQTSQVHSADQPLDNS; encoded by the exons GAAGGGATTCCGTCCTACCTGGCAACATCACCTATTGTATCCCAGGGGGCGGGGCTAATGGAAGCCCAGCTGGGGAAGGGCATGTCTCGCCTCTCTGACCCCACCTCCCTCTCGGTCCAGACCCTGAGCTCCCAGCAGaccataggaggaggaggagggatgatgatgaagaagaggaggaagaggaggaagaaggcgCGGGAGAGCGGAGGAGGGAGGCGGGAGGAGAGTGAGGAGCACTCAGAGGATGAGGACATGTTCACCATCGATATGAGCACTGATGAGGAGCAAGAGCACGATAACAACGCCACCAG ggccTCTACTCCAGAGCTCTATGAAGAGCAGGGGcctaaagccagtgtgttgagcAGCACCTACACCCAGAACACAAAATACACACGCCCTGACGTAGACTGGGCACACTCGCAGAG CGGTGGTCTGTCCATCTCCTGTCCACAGCAgacttctctcttcccttctccgaTCAG CAGCCCAGGCGgctccagcccctccactccgAAGAGTGACTCAGAGCTGACCAATCAGAGCAAAGACAACCCTGAGATGATGTGGGCCTGGGGAGAGCTGCCACAAGCTGccaag ccCTCCTTCTTCCCTCCGTTCCAGATGCAAGATTCTTTGAGGATGTCCCCTGTCACCATCCCTGTGTGTGACAGCACACACTTCAGAACCATCACTGGAGACGTTGGCCCCTCTGATCAGAACCAGTCCCAGAGCCAAAAAAAGAGCGGCCCCCCGTCCCTCACCGTGTTCGTTCCCCAGCCCGAGGGCAACACAGCTGGGGCTGGGTCTGGGGCCGGGTCTTGGCCTGGAGGAGACATGGAggcagtatgggcagcctgtagagaggaggagggactggtGGCCTCCAGAATGCTGTCAGAACTGGATGAGGGGGGCCATAGGGACAACACGGTCAGACACACAGACTCCCCATCTAAGAAGAAAG ACAAGAGGAGCCACCACCTGGGCTCTGATGGAATCTACCTCGATGACATCACTGAGCTGGAGCCAGATGTGGCCGCTCTCTACTTCCCCAAAAG TGACGGGGCCGGTTCGGTGAGAGGAGGCTTGGAAACGGGAGTGTGGAGTGCCAACCAATCCCCTCAGTCGGTGGGCAGCAGTGGGATGGACAGCGGCGTGGACAGCTACTCTGACCAGCTGGGAAACATGCCCAACATCGCCATCTCCCTGTGTGGAGGTCTCACTGACAACAGAGAGATCACAAGAG AACAGTTTGAGGAGAGAGCCATCTCTTACCAGCAGTTCACTGAGAACCCCTCCATCATTGACGATCCCAACCTGGTGGTCAAGATAGGAACCAA GTACTATAACTGGACTACAGCAGCCCCTCTGATGCTGGCTATGCAGGTGTATCAGAAGCCCCTGCCAATG GCCTCAGTGGAGAACATCATGAAGGAGAAGATGCCCAAGAAAGGAGGCCGCTGGTGGTTCTCATGGCGCAGCAGGAACAGCGACTCCAAATCG GACTCAGTGTCTGAGACAGGAGTTGGAGATGAGGGTGAGACCTCTCTCAGCATGGCTTCAGTCAACGG AATGAAGGAGGAGTCTTCCTCCAGCGATGAGGACCACAGATTGTCCAATCAGGGCTTGGAATCCTGCAAGGCCGAGCCCCTTCTCACACCCGGTAGTGTGTGCTACAGGAAGACCCTCAGACTGACCCCAGAGCAGCTG GCCAGTCTGCAGTTGAAGGTGGGTCCTAATGAGGTGGTGTTCAGTGTGACCACTCAGTACCAGGGCACCTGCCGCTGCCAGGGCACCATCTACCTCTGGAGCTGGGACGACAAGATCATCATCTCAGACATTGATGGCACCatcaccag GTCAGACACCCTGGGCCACATTCTTCCCACGCTGGGTAAAGACTGGACCCATCAGGGCATTGCCCGCCTCTACCACCGAGTCAGCCA gaaTGGTTATAAGTTTATGTACTGCTCAGCGAGGGCCATAGGTATGGCTGATATGACTAGGGGGTATCTACACTGGGTCAACGAGAGAGGAACCATGCTGCCTATTGGACCTGTCCTACTCAGCCCCAGCAGTCTGTTCTCAGCTCTGCACAG GGAGGTGATAGAGAAGAAGCCTGAGAGGTTTAAGATCCAGTGTCTGACTGACATCAAGCAGCTGTTCTACCCCAACACTGAGCCTTTCTACGCAGCCTTTGGCAACAGAGCCACG gatGTGTATTCCTATAAGGAGGTGGGCGTTCCCCTAAACAGGATCTTCACAGTCAACCCCAAGGGAGAGCTGATACAGGAACACGCTAAGACCAACATCTCATC GTATGGTGGTCTGTGTGAGGTGGTGGACCACGTCTTTCCCCTGTTGATCAGAGGCCACGTCTCTGACGTCTCCTGCCCTGACACCTTCAGCCAATTCACCTACTGGAGAGAACAGCTGCCCCAGGTCCACAGCCCAGACCAGCCCCAAGTCCACATCCCTGACCAGGTCCACAGCCCAGACCACCCACAGGTCCACAGCCCCAAGTCCACAGCCCAGACCAGCCAAGTCCACAGCGCCGACCAGCCCCTGGACAACAGCTGA
- the lpin1a gene encoding phosphatidate phosphatase LPIN1 isoform X1, whose translation MNYVGQLAGQVFVQVKELYRGLNPATLSGCIDVIVVRQPDGTLQCSPFHVRFGKMGVLRSREKVVDIEINGEPVSLQMKLGENGEAFFVKETENTLEGIPSYLATSPIVSQGAGLMEAQLGKGMSRLSDPTSLSVQTLSSQQTIGGGGGMMMKKRRKRRKKARESGGGRREESEEHSEDEDMFTIDMSTDEEQEHDNNATRASTPELYEEQGPKASVLSSTYTQNTKYTRPDVDWAHSQSPLIEHTLSIPPSGGLSISCPQQTSLFPSPISSPGGSSPSTPKSDSELTNQSKDNPEMMWAWGELPQAAKPSFFPPFQMQDSLRMSPVTIPVCDSTHFRTITGDVGPSDQNQSQSQKKSGPPSLTVFVPQPEGNTAGAGSGAGSWPGGDMEAVWAACREEEGLVASRMLSELDEGGHRDNTVRHTDSPSKKKDKRSHHLGSDGIYLDDITELEPDVAALYFPKSDGAGSVRGGLETGVWSANQSPQSVGSSGMDSGVDSYSDQLGNMPNIAISLCGGLTDNREITREQFEERAISYQQFTENPSIIDDPNLVVKIGTKYYNWTTAAPLMLAMQVYQKPLPMASVENIMKEKMPKKGGRWWFSWRSRNSDSKSDSVSETGVGDEGETSLSMASVNGMKEESSSSDEDHRLSNQGLESCKAEPLLTPGSVCYRKTLRLTPEQLASLQLKVGPNEVVFSVTTQYQGTCRCQGTIYLWSWDDKIIISDIDGTITRSDTLGHILPTLGKDWTHQGIARLYHRVSQNGYKFMYCSARAIGMADMTRGYLHWVNERGTMLPIGPVLLSPSSLFSALHREVIEKKPERFKIQCLTDIKQLFYPNTEPFYAAFGNRATDVYSYKEVGVPLNRIFTVNPKGELIQEHAKTNISSYGGLCEVVDHVFPLLIRGHVSDVSCPDTFSQFTYWREQLPQVHSPDQPQVHIPDQVHSPDHPQVHSPKSTAQTSQVHSADQPLDNS comes from the exons GAAGGGATTCCGTCCTACCTGGCAACATCACCTATTGTATCCCAGGGGGCGGGGCTAATGGAAGCCCAGCTGGGGAAGGGCATGTCTCGCCTCTCTGACCCCACCTCCCTCTCGGTCCAGACCCTGAGCTCCCAGCAGaccataggaggaggaggagggatgatgatgaagaagaggaggaagaggaggaagaaggcgCGGGAGAGCGGAGGAGGGAGGCGGGAGGAGAGTGAGGAGCACTCAGAGGATGAGGACATGTTCACCATCGATATGAGCACTGATGAGGAGCAAGAGCACGATAACAACGCCACCAG ggccTCTACTCCAGAGCTCTATGAAGAGCAGGGGcctaaagccagtgtgttgagcAGCACCTACACCCAGAACACAAAATACACACGCCCTGACGTAGACTGGGCACACTCGCAGAG tcctCTGATAGAACATACTCTGTCTATCCCTCCTAGCGGTGGTCTGTCCATCTCCTGTCCACAGCAgacttctctcttcccttctccgaTCAG CAGCCCAGGCGgctccagcccctccactccgAAGAGTGACTCAGAGCTGACCAATCAGAGCAAAGACAACCCTGAGATGATGTGGGCCTGGGGAGAGCTGCCACAAGCTGccaag ccCTCCTTCTTCCCTCCGTTCCAGATGCAAGATTCTTTGAGGATGTCCCCTGTCACCATCCCTGTGTGTGACAGCACACACTTCAGAACCATCACTGGAGACGTTGGCCCCTCTGATCAGAACCAGTCCCAGAGCCAAAAAAAGAGCGGCCCCCCGTCCCTCACCGTGTTCGTTCCCCAGCCCGAGGGCAACACAGCTGGGGCTGGGTCTGGGGCCGGGTCTTGGCCTGGAGGAGACATGGAggcagtatgggcagcctgtagagaggaggagggactggtGGCCTCCAGAATGCTGTCAGAACTGGATGAGGGGGGCCATAGGGACAACACGGTCAGACACACAGACTCCCCATCTAAGAAGAAAG ACAAGAGGAGCCACCACCTGGGCTCTGATGGAATCTACCTCGATGACATCACTGAGCTGGAGCCAGATGTGGCCGCTCTCTACTTCCCCAAAAG TGACGGGGCCGGTTCGGTGAGAGGAGGCTTGGAAACGGGAGTGTGGAGTGCCAACCAATCCCCTCAGTCGGTGGGCAGCAGTGGGATGGACAGCGGCGTGGACAGCTACTCTGACCAGCTGGGAAACATGCCCAACATCGCCATCTCCCTGTGTGGAGGTCTCACTGACAACAGAGAGATCACAAGAG AACAGTTTGAGGAGAGAGCCATCTCTTACCAGCAGTTCACTGAGAACCCCTCCATCATTGACGATCCCAACCTGGTGGTCAAGATAGGAACCAA GTACTATAACTGGACTACAGCAGCCCCTCTGATGCTGGCTATGCAGGTGTATCAGAAGCCCCTGCCAATG GCCTCAGTGGAGAACATCATGAAGGAGAAGATGCCCAAGAAAGGAGGCCGCTGGTGGTTCTCATGGCGCAGCAGGAACAGCGACTCCAAATCG GACTCAGTGTCTGAGACAGGAGTTGGAGATGAGGGTGAGACCTCTCTCAGCATGGCTTCAGTCAACGG AATGAAGGAGGAGTCTTCCTCCAGCGATGAGGACCACAGATTGTCCAATCAGGGCTTGGAATCCTGCAAGGCCGAGCCCCTTCTCACACCCGGTAGTGTGTGCTACAGGAAGACCCTCAGACTGACCCCAGAGCAGCTG GCCAGTCTGCAGTTGAAGGTGGGTCCTAATGAGGTGGTGTTCAGTGTGACCACTCAGTACCAGGGCACCTGCCGCTGCCAGGGCACCATCTACCTCTGGAGCTGGGACGACAAGATCATCATCTCAGACATTGATGGCACCatcaccag GTCAGACACCCTGGGCCACATTCTTCCCACGCTGGGTAAAGACTGGACCCATCAGGGCATTGCCCGCCTCTACCACCGAGTCAGCCA gaaTGGTTATAAGTTTATGTACTGCTCAGCGAGGGCCATAGGTATGGCTGATATGACTAGGGGGTATCTACACTGGGTCAACGAGAGAGGAACCATGCTGCCTATTGGACCTGTCCTACTCAGCCCCAGCAGTCTGTTCTCAGCTCTGCACAG GGAGGTGATAGAGAAGAAGCCTGAGAGGTTTAAGATCCAGTGTCTGACTGACATCAAGCAGCTGTTCTACCCCAACACTGAGCCTTTCTACGCAGCCTTTGGCAACAGAGCCACG gatGTGTATTCCTATAAGGAGGTGGGCGTTCCCCTAAACAGGATCTTCACAGTCAACCCCAAGGGAGAGCTGATACAGGAACACGCTAAGACCAACATCTCATC GTATGGTGGTCTGTGTGAGGTGGTGGACCACGTCTTTCCCCTGTTGATCAGAGGCCACGTCTCTGACGTCTCCTGCCCTGACACCTTCAGCCAATTCACCTACTGGAGAGAACAGCTGCCCCAGGTCCACAGCCCAGACCAGCCCCAAGTCCACATCCCTGACCAGGTCCACAGCCCAGACCACCCACAGGTCCACAGCCCCAAGTCCACAGCCCAGACCAGCCAAGTCCACAGCGCCGACCAGCCCCTGGACAACAGCTGA
- the lpin1a gene encoding phosphatidate phosphatase LPIN1 isoform X2, producing the protein MNYVGQLAGQVFVQVKELYRGLNPATLSGCIDVIVVRQPDGTLQCSPFHVRFGKMGVLRSREKVVDIEINGEPVSLQMKLGENGEAFFVKETENTLEGIPSYLATSPIVSQGAGLMEAQLGKGMSRLSDPTSLSVQTLSSQQTIGGGGGMMMKKRRKRRKKARESGGGRREESEEHSEDEDMFTIDMSTDEEQEHDNNATRASTPELYEEQGPKASVLSSTYTQNTKYTRPDVDWAHSQSPLIEHTLSIPPSGGLSISCPQQTSLFPSPISPGGSSPSTPKSDSELTNQSKDNPEMMWAWGELPQAAKPSFFPPFQMQDSLRMSPVTIPVCDSTHFRTITGDVGPSDQNQSQSQKKSGPPSLTVFVPQPEGNTAGAGSGAGSWPGGDMEAVWAACREEEGLVASRMLSELDEGGHRDNTVRHTDSPSKKKDKRSHHLGSDGIYLDDITELEPDVAALYFPKSDGAGSVRGGLETGVWSANQSPQSVGSSGMDSGVDSYSDQLGNMPNIAISLCGGLTDNREITREQFEERAISYQQFTENPSIIDDPNLVVKIGTKYYNWTTAAPLMLAMQVYQKPLPMASVENIMKEKMPKKGGRWWFSWRSRNSDSKSDSVSETGVGDEGETSLSMASVNGMKEESSSSDEDHRLSNQGLESCKAEPLLTPGSVCYRKTLRLTPEQLASLQLKVGPNEVVFSVTTQYQGTCRCQGTIYLWSWDDKIIISDIDGTITRSDTLGHILPTLGKDWTHQGIARLYHRVSQNGYKFMYCSARAIGMADMTRGYLHWVNERGTMLPIGPVLLSPSSLFSALHREVIEKKPERFKIQCLTDIKQLFYPNTEPFYAAFGNRATDVYSYKEVGVPLNRIFTVNPKGELIQEHAKTNISSYGGLCEVVDHVFPLLIRGHVSDVSCPDTFSQFTYWREQLPQVHSPDQPQVHIPDQVHSPDHPQVHSPKSTAQTSQVHSADQPLDNS; encoded by the exons GAAGGGATTCCGTCCTACCTGGCAACATCACCTATTGTATCCCAGGGGGCGGGGCTAATGGAAGCCCAGCTGGGGAAGGGCATGTCTCGCCTCTCTGACCCCACCTCCCTCTCGGTCCAGACCCTGAGCTCCCAGCAGaccataggaggaggaggagggatgatgatgaagaagaggaggaagaggaggaagaaggcgCGGGAGAGCGGAGGAGGGAGGCGGGAGGAGAGTGAGGAGCACTCAGAGGATGAGGACATGTTCACCATCGATATGAGCACTGATGAGGAGCAAGAGCACGATAACAACGCCACCAG ggccTCTACTCCAGAGCTCTATGAAGAGCAGGGGcctaaagccagtgtgttgagcAGCACCTACACCCAGAACACAAAATACACACGCCCTGACGTAGACTGGGCACACTCGCAGAG tcctCTGATAGAACATACTCTGTCTATCCCTCCTAGCGGTGGTCTGTCCATCTCCTGTCCACAGCAgacttctctcttcccttctccgaTCAG CCCAGGCGgctccagcccctccactccgAAGAGTGACTCAGAGCTGACCAATCAGAGCAAAGACAACCCTGAGATGATGTGGGCCTGGGGAGAGCTGCCACAAGCTGccaag ccCTCCTTCTTCCCTCCGTTCCAGATGCAAGATTCTTTGAGGATGTCCCCTGTCACCATCCCTGTGTGTGACAGCACACACTTCAGAACCATCACTGGAGACGTTGGCCCCTCTGATCAGAACCAGTCCCAGAGCCAAAAAAAGAGCGGCCCCCCGTCCCTCACCGTGTTCGTTCCCCAGCCCGAGGGCAACACAGCTGGGGCTGGGTCTGGGGCCGGGTCTTGGCCTGGAGGAGACATGGAggcagtatgggcagcctgtagagaggaggagggactggtGGCCTCCAGAATGCTGTCAGAACTGGATGAGGGGGGCCATAGGGACAACACGGTCAGACACACAGACTCCCCATCTAAGAAGAAAG ACAAGAGGAGCCACCACCTGGGCTCTGATGGAATCTACCTCGATGACATCACTGAGCTGGAGCCAGATGTGGCCGCTCTCTACTTCCCCAAAAG TGACGGGGCCGGTTCGGTGAGAGGAGGCTTGGAAACGGGAGTGTGGAGTGCCAACCAATCCCCTCAGTCGGTGGGCAGCAGTGGGATGGACAGCGGCGTGGACAGCTACTCTGACCAGCTGGGAAACATGCCCAACATCGCCATCTCCCTGTGTGGAGGTCTCACTGACAACAGAGAGATCACAAGAG AACAGTTTGAGGAGAGAGCCATCTCTTACCAGCAGTTCACTGAGAACCCCTCCATCATTGACGATCCCAACCTGGTGGTCAAGATAGGAACCAA GTACTATAACTGGACTACAGCAGCCCCTCTGATGCTGGCTATGCAGGTGTATCAGAAGCCCCTGCCAATG GCCTCAGTGGAGAACATCATGAAGGAGAAGATGCCCAAGAAAGGAGGCCGCTGGTGGTTCTCATGGCGCAGCAGGAACAGCGACTCCAAATCG GACTCAGTGTCTGAGACAGGAGTTGGAGATGAGGGTGAGACCTCTCTCAGCATGGCTTCAGTCAACGG AATGAAGGAGGAGTCTTCCTCCAGCGATGAGGACCACAGATTGTCCAATCAGGGCTTGGAATCCTGCAAGGCCGAGCCCCTTCTCACACCCGGTAGTGTGTGCTACAGGAAGACCCTCAGACTGACCCCAGAGCAGCTG GCCAGTCTGCAGTTGAAGGTGGGTCCTAATGAGGTGGTGTTCAGTGTGACCACTCAGTACCAGGGCACCTGCCGCTGCCAGGGCACCATCTACCTCTGGAGCTGGGACGACAAGATCATCATCTCAGACATTGATGGCACCatcaccag GTCAGACACCCTGGGCCACATTCTTCCCACGCTGGGTAAAGACTGGACCCATCAGGGCATTGCCCGCCTCTACCACCGAGTCAGCCA gaaTGGTTATAAGTTTATGTACTGCTCAGCGAGGGCCATAGGTATGGCTGATATGACTAGGGGGTATCTACACTGGGTCAACGAGAGAGGAACCATGCTGCCTATTGGACCTGTCCTACTCAGCCCCAGCAGTCTGTTCTCAGCTCTGCACAG GGAGGTGATAGAGAAGAAGCCTGAGAGGTTTAAGATCCAGTGTCTGACTGACATCAAGCAGCTGTTCTACCCCAACACTGAGCCTTTCTACGCAGCCTTTGGCAACAGAGCCACG gatGTGTATTCCTATAAGGAGGTGGGCGTTCCCCTAAACAGGATCTTCACAGTCAACCCCAAGGGAGAGCTGATACAGGAACACGCTAAGACCAACATCTCATC GTATGGTGGTCTGTGTGAGGTGGTGGACCACGTCTTTCCCCTGTTGATCAGAGGCCACGTCTCTGACGTCTCCTGCCCTGACACCTTCAGCCAATTCACCTACTGGAGAGAACAGCTGCCCCAGGTCCACAGCCCAGACCAGCCCCAAGTCCACATCCCTGACCAGGTCCACAGCCCAGACCACCCACAGGTCCACAGCCCCAAGTCCACAGCCCAGACCAGCCAAGTCCACAGCGCCGACCAGCCCCTGGACAACAGCTGA